The following proteins are encoded in a genomic region of Nocardioides renjunii:
- a CDS encoding aldo/keto reductase yields MAEIPTHTLNDGTTLPAIGFGTYPLRGEDGTASIVSALEAGYRLVDTAVNYENETEVGEALRRSGLSRDEVFVTSKIPGRHHGYDDAVASVRSSLERLGLERTDLHLIHWPNPGQGRYVEAWRALVALRDEGLVRSIGVSNFTEEHLERIIDDTGVTPAVNQVELHPRFPQEHMRAVHDRLGIRTEAWSPMGKRRAPLEEDAVTSAAQSHGVSPGQVILRWHVQLGSLPIPKSADPGRQAQNLDVFGFELTPEQVAAISSLAEPDGRLFGGDPDTHEEM; encoded by the coding sequence ATGGCTGAGATCCCGACCCACACCCTCAACGACGGCACCACGCTGCCCGCTATCGGCTTCGGCACCTACCCGCTCCGCGGAGAGGACGGCACCGCCTCGATCGTAAGTGCGCTCGAGGCCGGCTACCGGCTCGTCGACACGGCGGTCAACTACGAGAACGAGACCGAGGTCGGCGAGGCCCTCCGCCGGTCGGGGCTCTCCCGCGACGAGGTATTCGTGACCAGCAAGATCCCCGGTCGCCACCACGGCTACGACGACGCCGTCGCGTCGGTCAGGTCCTCGCTCGAGCGGCTGGGGCTCGAGCGCACGGACCTCCACCTCATCCACTGGCCGAACCCGGGCCAGGGCAGGTACGTCGAGGCGTGGCGGGCCCTGGTCGCGCTCCGGGACGAGGGCCTCGTCCGATCCATCGGCGTCTCGAACTTCACCGAGGAGCACCTCGAGCGGATCATCGACGACACCGGTGTCACGCCGGCGGTCAACCAGGTCGAGCTGCACCCCCGCTTCCCGCAGGAGCACATGCGGGCGGTCCACGACCGGCTCGGCATCCGCACCGAGGCGTGGAGCCCGATGGGCAAGCGCCGGGCCCCGCTGGAGGAGGACGCCGTCACGTCCGCGGCGCAGTCGCACGGTGTCTCCCCGGGCCAGGTCATCCTCCGCTGGCACGTGCAGCTGGGGTCGCTGCCGATCCCGAAGTCGGCGGACCCCGGCCGGCAGGCGCAGAACCTCGACGTGTTCGGCTTCGAGCTCACTCCCGAGCAGGTGGCGGCGATCTCCTCGCTCGCCGAGCCCGACGGCCGGCTGTTCGGCGGGGACCCCGACACCCATGAGGAGATGTGA
- a CDS encoding peptidylprolyl isomerase: MLKRLAAVATCLSVLALAGCGTENDVADDVAEDTSSASPSESESPEASETAAGETATCDYPADGQQPAREVEAPDTEAQAEGTVAATITTNFGDIGLTLDAAAAPCTVNSFVSLAEQGFYDDTPCPRIGDQEGFGILQCGDPTGTGSGGAGYSFADELTGDETYPAGTLAMANAGPNTNGSQFFLVFLDSQFPPSYTVFGTIDEAGIGVIEDIAAEGNDASSPAGGGAPNKDVTIEKVTVG, encoded by the coding sequence ATGCTGAAGCGACTTGCCGCCGTGGCGACCTGCCTGTCCGTCCTCGCCCTCGCCGGGTGTGGCACCGAGAACGACGTGGCGGACGACGTCGCGGAGGACACCTCGAGCGCCTCGCCGTCCGAGAGCGAGTCGCCGGAGGCCTCGGAGACCGCCGCCGGTGAGACCGCGACGTGCGACTACCCCGCCGACGGCCAGCAGCCGGCGCGCGAGGTGGAGGCTCCCGACACCGAGGCGCAGGCCGAGGGCACGGTGGCAGCGACCATCACCACGAACTTCGGCGACATCGGCCTCACCCTCGACGCGGCGGCCGCCCCGTGCACGGTGAACTCGTTCGTCTCGCTGGCCGAGCAGGGCTTCTACGACGACACCCCGTGCCCGCGCATCGGTGACCAGGAGGGCTTCGGGATCCTGCAGTGCGGCGACCCCACGGGCACCGGCTCGGGCGGCGCGGGCTACTCGTTCGCCGACGAGCTCACCGGCGACGAGACCTACCCCGCCGGCACCCTGGCGATGGCCAACGCCGGGCCGAACACGAATGGCTCGCAGTTCTTCCTGGTCTTCCTGGACTCGCAGTTCCCGCCGAGCTACACCGTGTTCGGCACGATCGACGAGGCCGGCATCGGCGTGATCGAGGACATCGCAGCGGAGGGCAACGACGCCTCCAGCCCGGCCGGTGGCGGTGCGCCCAACAAGGACGTCACCATCGAGAAGGTCACGGTCGGCTGA
- a CDS encoding OsmC family protein has product MTDDSLRSIELTRIGPARFKATNARGGETFFGTGGDDPDFTPVELLLAAIAGCSALDVEAITHKRTTSTTFEVHAEGHKVRDDLGNHMTGLRVSFDVRFPDGPEGDAACDRVQAAIEMSRDRLCSVSRTVQLGEEVVYDPVSRP; this is encoded by the coding sequence ATGACGGACGACAGCCTGCGCAGCATCGAGCTCACCCGCATCGGACCGGCCCGGTTCAAGGCCACGAACGCCCGCGGCGGGGAGACGTTCTTCGGCACCGGGGGTGACGACCCCGACTTCACGCCGGTCGAGCTGCTGCTGGCGGCCATCGCCGGGTGCAGCGCGCTGGACGTCGAGGCGATCACGCACAAGCGGACCACCAGCACGACGTTCGAGGTGCACGCCGAGGGCCACAAGGTGCGCGACGACCTCGGCAACCACATGACCGGGCTGCGCGTGTCCTTCGACGTGCGGTTCCCCGACGGACCCGAGGGCGACGCCGCCTGCGACCGCGTGCAGGCGGCGATCGAGATGTCGCGCGACCGGCTCTGCTCGGTCTCGAGGACCGTGCAGCTCGGCGAGGAGGTCGTCTACGACCCGGTCAGCCGACCGTGA
- a CDS encoding MSCRAMM family protein — MARRSASLLAALLAGLLVVLAVGAPALALTDRWAAWAPVQGSSNAFRTTMTQQSPGFPAAAVASDSRSPVSLPAGTSAVLGAGTPPGQKYGTSSGNPYLLLRPRADTATSPSTTTYTFDAPTPDTGWAFVLGDVDADAVRVGATDAEGDAVPAAEVSSWFAGAFNYAGGTDVPTWDPATSTLGGNAAATDTDGASGWFEPDIRLTSLTLTFTRRAGFPVYQTWFVSRARPVGGTVTTPPGDACTPDRTTLTLLSSYGEVLGTTTPATGGTYSFGEVATQAGYVVRLDAPDDCAVVGPAERTVSNRGNDDDPASRAAFAVRDIVPQPVSGTVRDAAGGVAGVVVSLTAPGGGVVTTTTGANGTYLFDANAVGTGYTISVGVPAGYGAGPAGTSITGVEVATQPVEDQDFVLVDLPSVTGTVTGGGQGLGGVQVVLTPAGGGPPLTVATAGDGTYELDGVPPGDYTLAVVAPAGYDAPPPRAITVPAGGLAAQDVALTRPGAVGGTITRDGTPVAGVEVVVDGPGGQQVLVTDAAGGYFLDQLGAGTWTVTVRAPDGTVVTGASAQTALITAAGEVRGGLDFVLATAPTTSPSPTTSPTPTPSPTTAGPSPTASPTPTPEPTPESTPTVDPTDEPTDEPTDEPTDEDGGDTDQPVVLPDTGGPSRWLGVASAGLVLLGLALLVVSRRGLRP, encoded by the coding sequence ATGGCACGCAGGTCCGCATCGCTCCTGGCTGCGCTCCTCGCCGGGCTCCTGGTCGTCCTCGCGGTGGGTGCACCCGCGCTGGCCCTGACGGACCGGTGGGCTGCCTGGGCCCCCGTCCAGGGGTCGTCCAACGCGTTCCGCACCACGATGACGCAGCAGTCGCCGGGCTTCCCGGCCGCCGCCGTCGCGTCGGACTCGCGCTCCCCCGTGTCGCTGCCCGCCGGCACCAGCGCCGTCCTCGGCGCCGGCACGCCGCCCGGCCAGAAGTACGGCACGAGCAGCGGCAACCCCTACCTGCTGCTGCGACCGAGGGCCGACACGGCGACCTCCCCCTCCACGACGACCTACACCTTCGACGCCCCGACGCCCGACACGGGCTGGGCGTTCGTGCTCGGGGACGTCGACGCGGACGCCGTACGCGTGGGCGCCACCGACGCCGAGGGTGACGCCGTGCCGGCCGCCGAGGTCTCCTCGTGGTTCGCCGGCGCCTTCAACTACGCCGGCGGGACCGACGTGCCGACCTGGGACCCCGCGACGTCCACCCTCGGCGGCAACGCGGCGGCGACCGACACCGACGGTGCCAGCGGCTGGTTCGAGCCCGACATCCGGCTCACGAGCCTCACGCTCACCTTCACCCGACGCGCGGGGTTCCCGGTCTACCAGACCTGGTTCGTCAGCCGTGCCCGTCCGGTCGGCGGCACCGTGACGACGCCACCCGGTGACGCCTGCACCCCGGACCGGACCACGCTCACCCTCCTCTCGTCGTACGGCGAGGTGCTCGGCACCACGACACCCGCTACCGGCGGGACCTACTCCTTCGGGGAGGTCGCGACGCAGGCCGGCTACGTCGTACGCCTCGACGCGCCGGACGACTGCGCGGTCGTGGGTCCGGCGGAGCGCACGGTGTCCAACCGGGGCAACGACGACGATCCCGCATCGCGCGCGGCTTTCGCCGTGCGGGACATCGTGCCGCAGCCCGTGAGCGGCACCGTCCGTGACGCCGCCGGCGGGGTGGCGGGTGTCGTCGTCAGCCTCACCGCACCCGGGGGCGGCGTGGTCACCACCACGACGGGCGCGAACGGGACCTACCTCTTCGACGCCAACGCCGTGGGCACCGGCTACACCATCTCCGTCGGCGTGCCGGCCGGCTACGGCGCCGGTCCGGCCGGGACCAGCATCACCGGCGTCGAGGTCGCCACCCAGCCGGTCGAGGACCAGGACTTCGTGCTCGTCGACCTGCCGTCCGTCACCGGCACCGTGACCGGCGGCGGCCAGGGGCTCGGCGGGGTGCAGGTCGTGCTGACCCCGGCCGGCGGAGGACCTCCGTTGACGGTGGCGACCGCCGGCGACGGCACCTACGAGCTCGACGGCGTGCCGCCGGGCGACTACACCCTGGCGGTCGTCGCACCCGCGGGGTACGACGCTCCTCCCCCACGCGCGATCACCGTCCCGGCCGGCGGCCTGGCCGCGCAGGACGTCGCCCTGACCCGACCCGGTGCCGTGGGCGGCACGATCACGCGCGACGGGACGCCAGTGGCCGGCGTCGAGGTGGTCGTCGACGGCCCCGGTGGGCAGCAGGTCCTGGTCACGGACGCGGCGGGCGGCTACTTCCTCGACCAGCTCGGGGCCGGCACCTGGACGGTGACCGTGCGCGCCCCCGACGGCACCGTCGTGACGGGCGCGTCGGCGCAGACCGCGTTGATCACCGCGGCGGGCGAGGTGCGCGGCGGGCTGGACTTCGTCCTCGCGACCGCTCCGACGACGTCTCCCTCCCCCACGACGTCGCCGACGCCCACGCCGAGTCCGACGACCGCCGGCCCGTCACCGACCGCATCTCCGACTCCCACCCCGGAGCCGACCCCGGAGTCCACGCCGACCGTCGATCCCACCGACGAGCCCACTGACGAGCCCACGGACGAGCCCACGGACGAGGACGGCGGCGACACCGACCAGCCGGTCGTGCTGCCGGACACCGGGGGCCCCTCGCGGTGGCTGGGGGTCGCCAGCGCCGGGCTCGTCCTCCTCGGGCTCGCCCTTCTGGTGGTCAGCCGACGCGGGCTGCGTCCCTGA
- a CDS encoding formate dehydrogenase accessory sulfurtransferase FdhD produces MTSERGRRPGPSVRTRVVEHTADAEIPREDRLITEEPLEIRVRAGVLEPRRAWVTMRTPGHDFELAAGWLVNEGLATADSLAQVAYCTDEDLAPEQEFNVVTVSVTSTAADLPHRHVAASAGSSACGVCGKDSVAEALETRSGTAWPGPRPGADVVRRLPEALRERQQLFAKTGGVHAAGLAAADGSMLVVREDVGRHNAVDKVVGARVLAGEPSAAACLVLSGRVGFELVQKAAASGIGSIVAVGAPTSLAARLAAEAGIDLWGFTSPGRTVRYC; encoded by the coding sequence GTGACGAGCGAGCGTGGGCGGCGGCCGGGACCGTCGGTCCGGACGCGCGTCGTGGAGCACACGGCCGACGCGGAGATCCCGCGCGAGGACCGGCTCATCACCGAGGAGCCCCTCGAGATCCGCGTGCGCGCCGGGGTGCTGGAGCCGCGTCGCGCATGGGTGACGATGCGGACGCCGGGACACGACTTCGAGCTCGCTGCCGGCTGGCTGGTCAACGAGGGGCTCGCCACGGCGGACTCGCTGGCCCAGGTCGCCTACTGCACCGACGAGGACCTCGCCCCGGAGCAGGAGTTCAACGTCGTGACGGTGTCCGTCACCAGCACCGCCGCCGACCTCCCCCACCGCCACGTGGCCGCGTCCGCCGGGTCGTCGGCGTGCGGCGTGTGCGGCAAGGACAGCGTCGCGGAGGCGCTGGAGACCCGGTCGGGGACGGCCTGGCCCGGCCCGCGTCCCGGTGCGGACGTCGTACGACGCCTGCCGGAGGCGCTGCGGGAGCGACAGCAGCTGTTCGCGAAGACGGGCGGCGTGCACGCGGCCGGGCTCGCCGCAGCGGACGGAAGCATGTTGGTGGTCCGCGAGGACGTCGGGCGCCACAACGCCGTCGACAAGGTCGTGGGCGCCCGGGTGCTCGCCGGCGAGCCTTCAGCGGCCGCCTGCTTGGTCCTCAGTGGACGGGTGGGCTTCGAGCTCGTGCAGAAGGCCGCGGCCAGCGGCATCGGGTCCATCGTCGCCGTCGGCGCCCCCACCAGCCTCGCGGCCCGGCTGGCCGCCGAGGCGGGCATCGACCTGTGGGGCTTCACCTCGCCGGGGCGGACGGTCCGCTACTGCTGA
- a CDS encoding HNH endonuclease signature motif containing protein translates to MIETLAAAPGAEVEDLSASALLASIRSARSDEAAAAARQLDLAARWADLHPPESIHAAATFTDGGRYGLEHEEPIAGEGCPAVAEFCVAELGAVLGISSTSAKRLIGHALELRHRLPRLWAQVHAGQVPAWRARTVAEATIHATPSLTVEAARWVDTQVAAVAGRIGPAQLDRLVAETIKRHHLDAHDPTSDLDDGWQHVDPRHATLHSEDVHYAGTMRFEAELDIADALDLDRALAHGAETLAALGSVAPLDSRRSQALGDLARTQTALDLHAQGSTATRSEDGLPIAREVVLHAHSDAGLDGLDGPDTVFGPTGRMEEGQRLVLLEQVQDWCGDSRTTVTVKPVIDLTAELTAPGYDIPDRIREQVTLRDRTCVFPWCTRPARACDIDHVVPYDHDAAAEGRPQPGPTVSSNLAPECRWHHRLKTHTGWRYEVTGIGVYEWTSPHGNRYRRDRTGTTRISGAAAGADPPDRP, encoded by the coding sequence ATGATCGAGACGCTGGCAGCGGCACCCGGAGCTGAGGTCGAGGACCTCTCCGCCTCGGCGCTGCTTGCCTCGATCCGCTCCGCTCGCAGTGACGAAGCGGCCGCGGCTGCACGACAGCTCGACCTCGCCGCGCGGTGGGCCGACCTCCACCCGCCGGAGTCGATCCACGCCGCCGCGACCTTCACCGACGGTGGCCGCTACGGCCTGGAGCACGAGGAGCCCATCGCCGGCGAGGGTTGTCCGGCGGTGGCGGAGTTCTGCGTCGCCGAGCTCGGCGCCGTCCTTGGCATCTCCTCCACCTCGGCGAAGCGGCTCATCGGGCACGCGCTCGAGCTACGGCACCGGCTCCCACGCCTGTGGGCTCAGGTCCACGCCGGTCAGGTCCCGGCCTGGCGCGCCCGCACGGTCGCCGAGGCCACCATCCACGCCACCCCGTCCCTCACGGTCGAGGCAGCGCGGTGGGTCGACACCCAGGTCGCCGCCGTCGCCGGACGCATCGGACCCGCGCAGCTCGACCGGCTGGTCGCGGAGACGATCAAGCGCCACCACCTCGACGCCCACGACCCCACGAGTGATCTCGACGACGGCTGGCAGCACGTCGACCCGCGCCACGCGACCCTCCACTCCGAGGACGTGCACTACGCCGGGACCATGCGGTTCGAGGCCGAGCTCGACATCGCCGACGCCCTCGACCTCGACCGAGCCCTCGCCCACGGCGCCGAGACGCTCGCGGCGTTGGGATCAGTCGCACCCTTGGATTCCCGCCGTTCGCAAGCGCTGGGCGACCTGGCCCGCACCCAGACCGCGCTCGACCTCCACGCGCAAGGCTCGACCGCCACCCGGAGCGAGGACGGCCTGCCCATCGCCCGGGAAGTCGTCCTGCACGCCCACTCCGACGCCGGCCTCGACGGGCTCGACGGGCCGGACACCGTGTTCGGACCCACCGGCCGGATGGAGGAGGGCCAGCGTCTCGTCCTCCTCGAGCAGGTGCAGGACTGGTGCGGCGACTCCCGGACCACGGTCACCGTCAAGCCGGTCATCGACCTCACCGCCGAGCTCACCGCACCCGGCTACGACATCCCCGACCGGATCCGCGAACAGGTGACCCTGCGCGACCGCACGTGCGTCTTCCCGTGGTGCACCCGACCAGCCCGAGCCTGCGACATCGACCACGTCGTTCCCTACGACCACGACGCCGCCGCCGAGGGCCGCCCACAACCGGGTCCGACGGTCAGCTCGAACCTCGCCCCGGAGTGTCGCTGGCACCACCGGCTCAAGACCCACACTGGCTGGCGCTACGAGGTGACCGGAATAGGTGTCTACGAGTGGACCAGCCCCCACGGCAATCGCTACCGACGCGACCGCACCGGGACCACCCGGATCAGTGGCGCTGCTGCTGGGGCCGACCCGCCCGACCGACCATGA
- a CDS encoding exonuclease SbcCD subunit D, with protein MRILHTSDWHLGRSFHREDLLGHQGAFIDHLLEVVESERVDVVVVSGDVYDRALPHVDAVTLADEAFSRLAASRARVVVSSGNHDSARRLGFGSRLMDAAGVFVRTDASTVGTPVVLGDRHGDVAIHAIPYLDPSALLHPWGLGHRSHEAALSEAMTRVRADLAARPPSTRSVVLAHAFVAGATPSESERDISVGGVSRVATSVFDGIHYTALGHLHGPHVLSDALRYSGSPLAYSFSEADQAKGTWLVELDATGVSSATWISAPVPRRLSRITGTLTQLLEDASLADVEQHWVQATLTDERRPARAMEQLRRRFPHTLVLQFPTPPAEPPEPTRPATGTSDHTIALDFVRHVRGSAATDAETALLQEAVDACCHDPDQDVLVGAPSRRAGEAT; from the coding sequence GTGCGCATCCTCCACACCTCTGACTGGCACCTGGGGAGGTCCTTCCACCGCGAGGACCTCCTGGGGCACCAGGGTGCGTTCATCGACCACCTGCTCGAGGTGGTCGAGTCCGAGAGGGTGGACGTGGTCGTCGTGTCCGGCGACGTCTACGACCGCGCGCTCCCCCACGTCGACGCCGTCACCCTGGCCGACGAGGCGTTCTCGAGGTTGGCCGCCTCGCGTGCCCGGGTCGTGGTGAGCAGCGGCAACCACGACAGCGCCCGGCGGCTGGGCTTCGGGTCGCGGCTGATGGACGCCGCCGGTGTCTTCGTGCGCACCGACGCCTCGACCGTCGGCACGCCGGTCGTACTGGGCGACCGTCACGGCGACGTGGCGATCCACGCCATCCCCTACCTCGATCCTTCCGCGCTGCTCCACCCGTGGGGCCTCGGGCACCGCAGCCACGAGGCCGCGCTGAGCGAGGCGATGACCCGCGTACGCGCTGACCTCGCCGCGCGTCCCCCGTCCACCCGCTCGGTCGTCCTGGCTCACGCGTTCGTCGCCGGCGCCACCCCGTCGGAGTCCGAGCGCGACATCAGCGTCGGCGGCGTCTCACGGGTCGCCACGAGCGTCTTCGACGGCATCCACTACACCGCACTCGGGCACCTCCACGGTCCCCACGTGCTCTCCGACGCGCTGCGCTACTCCGGCTCCCCGCTCGCCTACTCCTTCTCGGAGGCCGACCAGGCCAAGGGCACGTGGCTCGTGGAGCTCGACGCGACCGGCGTCTCGTCCGCGACGTGGATCAGCGCGCCGGTGCCGCGCCGGTTGTCGCGGATCACCGGCACCCTCACCCAGCTCCTCGAGGACGCCTCGCTCGCCGACGTCGAGCAGCACTGGGTGCAGGCGACGCTCACCGACGAGCGCCGACCGGCGCGCGCCATGGAGCAGCTCCGCCGCCGCTTCCCGCACACCCTCGTCCTGCAGTTCCCCACGCCCCCGGCCGAGCCGCCGGAGCCGACCCGGCCGGCCACCGGCACGAGCGACCACACCATCGCGCTCGACTTCGTCCGCCACGTACGTGGGTCCGCGGCGACCGACGCCGAGACGGCCCTCCTCCAGGAGGCCGTCGACGCCTGCTGCCACGACCCCGACCAGGACGTGCTGGTCGGGGCGCCGAGTCGTCGCGCGGGTGAGGCGACATGA
- a CDS encoding SMC family ATPase, whose product MRLHRLEVEAFGPFADRAEVDFDALSDAGLFLLSGPTGAGKSSVLDAVCFALYGDVPGDRSAAKRLRSDHAAADAVPRVVLEATLAGRRFRIDRSPAWTRPKKRGVGTTTEQARVVISERRPAADGAVEWQPLSTRLDETGHLVTRLVGMTLPQFCQVALLPQGRFQAFLRARSEERHALLQQVFQTERFDRIEKSLRDRRVELRRASESHHTTVADLVSRVSEVGGDDAPAEWPTDPELLSGWIEALGAAAGAASAAQAAEVERAASAEVAAASASAAGIELAGLRATHAAAHRARSDLEAAAAGHAERRRRVDRAHRARAVKPLHELAVRAGADVADLQMRQSTAHAALEELVGTSLDDQQVAEHRTAAARTLAEVVRLRPLQRQAADLERELARCTRRSAETDAELLRVAARADAVPIELELAQPALTAARDAEVLAAALAGELEVVRTRIRAARSAEALDSELRAAERSLAEAIEARLLAREALVEIREQRLDGMAAEIAGRLAVGASCPVCGSADHPHPAAPAPGAPDEATEREARREVDDLEVVVEAHAQQVRGIESRLAALRAEAGATAAHLLAEEEDVRTRVQRARAEASRVGDLAARVEALLAERESLARDRESLGATAAALETEAAVIASRQASLRDQLARVVPDGSDLDRVTAFHQRVEALAHQCADLAADLTRARSTSDSTQLAADETAAQAGFESSVAAAAAWLPDDAVADLQQQVERHEREAARLAEVLADPELTRAAAAEEPDLEALARAHHRAKEELATARLEELGLRERVERLRGLAAMVEAALAAWSPVRSELDLVADLAALVEGKHPDNRLQMRLSAYVLAHRLGQVVDAANLRLSSMSDQRYSLVHTGRRGAGETRGGLSLLVRDDWTGDTRDPATLSGGETFVVSLALALGLADVITDEAGGTDLDTLFVDEGFGSLDAETLEDVMDTLDTLRDGGRVVGVVSHVPELQTRIPTQLRVHRGRAGSRTTLSLA is encoded by the coding sequence ATGAGGCTGCACCGCCTCGAGGTCGAGGCGTTCGGGCCGTTCGCCGACCGCGCCGAGGTCGACTTCGACGCGCTCTCCGACGCCGGCCTCTTCCTGCTCAGCGGACCGACCGGTGCCGGCAAGTCCAGCGTGCTCGACGCCGTCTGCTTCGCCCTCTACGGCGACGTGCCGGGCGACCGCTCGGCGGCCAAGCGGCTGCGCTCCGACCACGCGGCAGCGGACGCCGTCCCCCGGGTGGTCCTCGAGGCCACGCTCGCGGGCCGACGGTTCCGGATCGACCGGTCGCCCGCGTGGACCCGCCCCAAGAAGCGGGGCGTCGGCACCACGACAGAGCAGGCGCGCGTCGTCATCTCCGAACGGCGTCCCGCCGCCGACGGCGCCGTCGAGTGGCAGCCGCTCAGCACCCGGCTCGACGAGACCGGCCACCTGGTCACGCGCCTGGTCGGGATGACGCTCCCCCAGTTCTGCCAGGTCGCACTGCTCCCCCAGGGCCGGTTCCAGGCCTTCCTCCGGGCCCGGTCCGAGGAGCGCCACGCCCTGCTCCAGCAGGTGTTCCAGACCGAGCGCTTCGACCGGATCGAGAAGTCGTTGCGCGACCGTCGGGTCGAGCTGCGGCGCGCGTCCGAGTCCCACCACACCACCGTCGCCGACCTCGTCAGCCGGGTCAGCGAGGTCGGTGGTGACGACGCACCGGCCGAGTGGCCCACGGACCCCGAGCTGCTCAGCGGCTGGATCGAGGCGCTCGGGGCCGCCGCTGGCGCGGCCTCGGCGGCGCAGGCCGCCGAGGTCGAGCGAGCCGCCTCGGCCGAGGTGGCCGCGGCCTCAGCCTCCGCCGCCGGCATCGAGCTCGCCGGGCTGCGCGCCACGCACGCTGCCGCCCACCGTGCCCGGTCCGACCTCGAGGCCGCCGCTGCAGGGCACGCCGAGCGCCGACGACGCGTCGACCGGGCGCACCGGGCGCGCGCGGTCAAGCCCCTCCACGAGCTCGCCGTCCGCGCCGGGGCGGACGTCGCCGACCTGCAGATGCGACAGTCGACCGCACACGCCGCGCTCGAGGAACTGGTCGGCACGTCCCTCGACGACCAGCAGGTCGCCGAGCACCGGACCGCGGCGGCGCGCACCCTCGCCGAGGTCGTACGCCTCCGACCGCTGCAGCGCCAGGCTGCCGACCTCGAGCGCGAGCTGGCGCGTTGCACGCGCCGGAGTGCCGAGACCGACGCCGAGCTCCTCCGGGTCGCGGCCCGGGCCGACGCCGTCCCGATCGAGCTCGAGCTCGCCCAGCCCGCACTGACGGCGGCACGCGACGCCGAGGTCCTCGCCGCGGCGCTGGCCGGTGAGCTCGAGGTGGTCCGCACCCGGATCCGGGCTGCGCGGTCCGCCGAGGCCCTCGACTCCGAGCTGCGCGCCGCCGAGCGGTCCCTCGCCGAGGCGATCGAGGCGCGCCTGCTGGCCCGTGAGGCGCTGGTGGAGATCCGCGAGCAACGCCTCGACGGCATGGCCGCCGAGATCGCGGGGCGGCTGGCGGTCGGCGCGAGCTGCCCGGTCTGCGGGTCGGCCGACCACCCCCACCCCGCGGCGCCCGCGCCGGGCGCGCCCGACGAGGCCACCGAGCGCGAGGCCCGACGGGAGGTCGACGACCTCGAGGTCGTGGTGGAGGCCCACGCCCAGCAGGTCCGCGGCATCGAGTCCCGGCTGGCGGCCCTGCGCGCCGAGGCGGGCGCGACGGCCGCGCACCTCCTCGCCGAGGAGGAGGACGTCCGCACCCGTGTGCAGCGCGCCCGTGCCGAGGCATCGCGGGTCGGCGACCTCGCGGCCCGCGTCGAGGCCCTCCTCGCCGAGCGCGAGTCCCTGGCCCGGGACCGCGAGTCGCTGGGAGCGACGGCGGCAGCGCTCGAGACCGAGGCGGCGGTCATCGCGTCCCGCCAGGCGTCGCTGCGCGACCAGCTCGCCCGGGTCGTTCCGGACGGGTCCGACCTCGACCGCGTCACCGCCTTCCACCAGCGGGTCGAGGCACTGGCCCACCAGTGCGCCGACCTCGCCGCCGACCTGACGCGGGCCCGGTCCACGTCCGACAGCACCCAGCTGGCAGCCGACGAGACGGCCGCGCAGGCGGGTTTCGAGTCCTCGGTCGCAGCAGCCGCCGCGTGGCTCCCCGACGACGCGGTGGCGGACCTGCAGCAGCAGGTCGAGCGACACGAGCGTGAGGCCGCACGACTGGCCGAGGTGCTCGCGGACCCTGAGCTGACCCGGGCAGCGGCTGCCGAGGAGCCCGACCTCGAGGCGCTCGCCCGGGCCCACCACCGGGCCAAGGAGGAGCTGGCCACTGCTCGCCTCGAGGAGCTCGGACTGCGCGAGCGCGTCGAGCGGCTCCGCGGGCTCGCGGCGATGGTCGAGGCGGCACTCGCCGCCTGGTCGCCCGTCCGGTCCGAGCTCGACCTGGTCGCCGACCTCGCCGCCCTGGTGGAGGGCAAGCACCCCGACAACCGGCTCCAGATGCGGCTCTCGGCCTACGTCCTGGCGCACCGCCTGGGGCAGGTCGTCGACGCGGCCAACCTACGCCTGTCCTCGATGAGCGACCAGCGCTACTCCCTCGTGCACACCGGCCGCCGCGGCGCCGGGGAGACGCGCGGCGGGCTCAGCCTGCTCGTCCGCGACGACTGGACCGGCGACACCCGCGACCCGGCGACCCTGTCGGGCGGTGAGACGTTCGTCGTCTCGCTCGCCCTGGCGCTCGGGCTGGCCGACGTGATCACCGACGAGGCGGGAGGCACCGACCTCGACACCCTCTTCGTCGACGAGGGCTTCGGGTCGCTCGACGCCGAGACCCTCGAGGACGTCATGGACACCCTCGACACGCTGCGCGACGGTGGTCGGGTGGTCGGTGTGGTCAGCCACGTGCCCGAGCTCCAGACCCGCATCCCGACCCAGCTGCGGGTGCACCGGGGCAGGGCGGGCAGCCGGACGACGCTCAGCCTGGCCTAG